The segment GCTCCAGCCCGGAGGCCCTGGTCAAGGTCGAGGACGGCCGCGCGATGGTGCACCCCATCGCGGGAACGCGGCACCGCGGGGCGACCCCGCAGGAGGACCAGGCGCTGGCCGAGGAACTGCTCGCCGACCCCAAGGAGCGGGCCGAGCACCTCATGCTGGTGGACCTGGGCCGCAACGACCTGGGCCGGGTGTGCGAGCCGGGCAGCGTGGAGGTCGTCGACTTCATGTCGGTCGAGCGCTACAGCCACGTCATGCACATCGTCTCCACGGTGACGGGAACACTGGGCGCGGGCCGCACGGCCTTCGACGTACTGACCGCGTGCTTCCCGGCCGGGACGCTGTCCGGCGCGCCCAAGCCGCGCGCGATGCAGATCATCGACGAGCTGGAGCCGACCAGGCGCGGCCTGTACGGCGGCTGCGTGGGCTATCTGGACTTCGCCGGGGACTCCGACACCGCCATCGCCATCCGTACGGCGCTGCTGCGCGACGGCACGGCGTACGTACAGGCGGGTGCGGGGGTCGTCGCGGACTCCGACCCGGTCGCGGAGGACACCGAGTGCCGGAACAAGGCGGCGGCGGTGCTGCGGGCGGTGGCCACCGCGAACGCGCTGCGGCGATAGGTGATGGCGATAGGCGATAGTGGTGGAGTGACTGCCGTGACCCAGCCCCGTACCGACGAAGCCCCCGTACCGCCCGCTGCCCGGAGCGGTGGCGGCGGCGCGCGCAGGAGCATCACCGCCGCGCTGCTGCTCGGCCTGGCGGGCGCCACGATCGTGCTGCTCGCCAAAGGCCGGATCTGGATGAACGGCACCGTCGACATCGGAGCCGGCGGGATCCGCTCGGTGAGCGCCACCGGTCAGCAGGTGGGCGGGCTGCCGGGGTCGCTGGCACTGGTGGCGATGGCGGCGTTCATCGCGGTGTTCGCGGTGCGCGGCGCGAGCCGGGTGGCCCTGGCGGGGCTGCTGGTGCTGTGCGGCGCGGGCACGGTCGTCGCGGCGCTGTCCTCGCTCGACGACCCCTCGGCGATGAACGCGGCGGCCGCCACGGCCACCGCCCTGGTGCACGCCACCGTCAGCGAGCACACCACCACCGCCTGGCCGCTGCTCTCCGCCGGGGGCGGGGCCCTGGTGCTCGCGGCCGGGATCATCGCCCTCGTACGCGGCCGGGCCTGGCCGGCCATGTCCAGCCGGTACGACCGCGAAGGGGCCGAACCCGCCATGCGCAGGCAGCGCAAGCCGGTCGTGGATCCCGACCGGCCGGAGGACCTGTGGAAGGCGCTGGACCGGGGCGAGGACCCCACCGAAGCCGGCTGACGCGCCGGGCGACCCCCCTGCGCGGCACAGTGCGTGAGCAGGGGACAATGGTGCCGACCTTCTGAACCTCAGAACCTGTAGAACGACTTGGGAGCACTCATGGCGGGCAACAGCCACGGACACACCCCTGCCGCCTGGACCGGCGTGACCATCGCCTTCATCGGCTTCTGCATCGCGGGTGCTTTCGTCGTCCTGGCGGAGCCGATGGGCATGTTCGCCGGCCTCATCGTGGCCGGCCTGGGCGGCATCGTGGGCATGGCCATGCGCGCGGCGGGCCTCGGCAAGGACACCAAGGCGTCCGTGCAGAGCAGCTGACCGAACCGGTTCTCACAGAACGGCGTGGCCTCGCGGCTGCGCCGTTCGCCGTTTCCGGGGGAGAATCGGCCCGTGAGGACCATGACAGCCGCCGCCACGCGCGCGGCACCGCTCGCCGCGCCGCTGGCCGTCCTCGGCGGGGTGGCTGCCGCCTTCGCCTATGTCGCCACCGTGGACCCGAACGCCCCCGGGCACTACCCGGTGTGCCCGCTGCTGCACTACACCGGGATCTACTGCCCCGGCTGCGGAGGCCTGCGCAGCGCGTACGCCGTCGCGCACGGCGACCTCGGCGCGGCGCTGGGGTCCAACGCGCTGGCCGTCGCCGGGTACGCCGCCTTCGCCTTCCTCTGGGTCGTCTGGTTCTCCCGTACGGTCCGGGGGCGGCCCTTCACGGTGGGCCTGAAACCCGCCTATGTGTGGGGTGTCGCGGCGGTTGTGATCGCTTTCACGATTGTCCGGAACCTGCCGTTCGGGGCGGCCCTGGCACCGTAGGTATGTCCACGTAGTGGGCTTATGCCCTGCCGGATGCGGGTCCTCCGCTCGCTGCCGGTTACCATCGCATTGCTGGTGGAACACCTGATTCACTGGCCTGATCATTTCGCTCATGGAAGGGGACCGCTCGCGTGAGTGTGCTCGACGAGATCATCGACGGAGTCCGCGAAGACCTCGCCGAGCGGCAGGCACGAGTCTCCCTCGACGAGCTCAAGGAGGCGGCGGCCAAGGCCCCCGAGGCCAAGGACGGGGTCGCCGCGCTGCGCGGCGACAGCGTCAAGGTCATCTGCGAGGTCAAGCGCTCCAGCCCCTCCAAGGGCGCGCTGGCGGCCATCGCCGACCCGGCCGGGCTCGCCGCCGACTACGAGGCGGGCGGCGCCGCCGTCATCAGCGTCCTCACCGAGCAGCGCCGCTTCGGCGGCTCGCTGGCCGACCTGGACGCGGTCCGGGCCAAGGTGGACATCCCGGTGCTGCGCAAGGACTTCATCGTCACCGCGTACCAGCTGTGGGAGGCCCGCGCGCACGGCGCCGACCTGGCGCTGCTGATCGTCTCCGCGCTGGAGCAGGACGCGCTGGTCTCGCTCATCGAGCGCGCCCAGTCCATCGGCCTCACGCCGCTGGTCGAGGTCCACGACGAGGAAGAGGTCGTCCGCGCGGTGGATGCCGGGGCACGCATCATCGGCGTCAACGCGCGTAACCTCAAGACCCTCGAGGTCGACCGCGGCACCTTCGCCCGGGTCGCCCCCGAGATCCCCGACCACATCGTCAAGATCGCCGAGTCCGGTGTGCGCGGCCCCCACGACCTCATCGCCTACGCGAACGACGGCGCCGACGCCGTCCTCGTCGGCGAGTCCCTGGTCACCGGCCGTGACCCCAAGGCCTCCGTCGCCGACCTCGTCGCCGCCGGCGCCCACCCGGCGCTGCGGCACGGCCGCGGCTAGTCGGACGCCTTGGCCCAAATCAACATCCAGGCCCGATCCGGTCGGCTACAGTGATCGCATGCCCCTGTCCACCGCCCTCGGCTCCCCGGACGCCTACGCGCGTCTGCGCCGTGGCTGCCGCCCGCGTGGCTGCCGCGCGCCGGCGAGGCGTGTGCTGGGACGCAGGGTGCGGTATGTGATCGGGTGCGAGCCGGGCCAGGTGAACGGTCGCCGATGGCGCGTCGGCCCTGCGACGGCCGTCACCGCACGCTGAGCGCTGCCCTGTAGAGCAGCTGAGCTGCTGTTTTCGCGTGCGTTTTCGCACGGGCCGTCGCGGACGATACGTACCGTTCATCCGTTGCGTAAGGACGCGAGGAGTTAATACCGTCATGTCATCTGACGACTTCTTCATCCCGGACCCCGAAGGCCGGATCCCCAGTGCCGAGGGCTATTTCGGCGCCTTCGGCGGCAAGTTCATCCCCGAGGCACTCGTCGCGGCCGTCGACGAGGTGGCCGCCGAGTACGACAAGGCCAAGACCGACCCCGCCTTCGCCGCCGAGCTGAACGATCTGCTCGTGAACTACACCGGCCGGCCGAGCGCCCTCACCGAGGTGCCGCGGTTCGCGGAGCACGCGGGCGGGGCGCGGGTGTTCCTCAAGCGCGAGGACCTCAACCACACCGGGTCGCACAAGATCAACAATGTGCTGGGCCAGGCACTGCTCACCAAGCGGATGGGCAAGACCCGCGTGATCGCCGAGACCGGCGCCGGGCAGCACGGCGTGGCGACGGCCACCGCCTGCGCGCTGTTCGGCCTGGACTGCACGATCTACATGGGCGAGATCGACACCGAGCGCCAGGCGCTGAACGTCGCCCGGATGCGGATCCTGGGCGCCGAGGTCATCGCGGTGAAGTCCGGCAGCCGCACGCTGAAGGACGCGATCAACGAGGCCTTCCGCGACTGGGTCGCCAACGTCGACGAGACGCACTACCTCTTCGGCACGGTCGCCGGACCGCACCCCTTCCCGGCGATGGTGCGGGACTTCCACCGCGTCATCGGCGTCGAGGCGCGCCGCCAGATCCTGGAGCGGGCCGGCCGGCTCCCCGACGCGGCCGTGGCCTGCGTCGGCGGCGGGTCCAACGCCATCGGCCTCTTCCACGCCTTCATCCCGGACGCCGGTGTCCGCCTGATCGGCCTGGAGGCCGCCGGCCACGGAGTCGAGTCCGGTGAGCACGCCGCGACCCTGACCGCCGGCGAGCCCGGCATCCTGCACGGTTCGCGCTCCTACGTACTCCAGGACGACGAGGGCCAGATCACCGAGCCCTACTCGATCTCGGCGGGCCTGGACTACCCGGGCATCGGCCCGGAGCACGCGTACCTCAAGGACTCCGGCCGCGCCGAGTACCGCCCGGTCACGGACGACGAGGCGATGCAGGCGCTGCGCCTGCTGTCCCGCACCGAGGGCATCATCCCGGCGATCGAGAGCGCCCACGCGCTCGCGGGCGCCCTGGCGGTCGGCCGCGAGCTGGGTCCGGAGGGCCTGCTGCTGGTCAACCTCTCGGGACGCGGCGACAAGGACATGGACACGGCGGCCCGCTACTTCGGGCTCTACGACGACGCGGGCAAGGGAGCGGGCAAGTGAGCGGCAACGTCGAAAAGCTGGACAAGGCGCTCGCGGACGCCAAGGCCGAGAACCGCGCCGCCCTCATCGCCTACCTCCCGGCCGGCTTCCCGACCGTCGACGGCGGCATCGCGGCGGTCAAGGCGGCCCTGGAGGGCGGCGCCGACATCATCGAGGTCGGCCTGCCGCACAGCGACCCGGTGCTGGACGGCCCGGTCATCCAGACCGCCGACGACATCGCGCTGCGCGGCGGCGTGCGCATCGCGGATGTGCTGCGCACGGTCCGCGAGGCGCATGACGCGACCGGGGCGCCGATCCTGGTCATGACGTACTGGAACCCCGTCGACCGCTACGGCACCGAGCGCTTCGCCGCCGAGCTGGCCGAGGCGGGCGGCGCGGGCTGCATCCTGCCCGACCTGCCGGTCGAGGAGTCCGAGGTATGGCGCAAGGCCGCCGAGCAGCACGGCCTGGCCACGGTCTTCGTGGTCGCGCCGAGCAGCAAGGACGAGCGGCTCGGCAAGATCACGGCGGCGGGCTCCGGCTTCGTCTACGCCGCCTCGCTGATGGGCGTCACCGGCACCCGGGTCAGCGTCGGCAACCAGGCCTCCGACCTGGTCCGCCGCACCCGCGCCACCACCGACCTGCCGGTCTGCGTCGGCCTCGGCGTGTCCAACGCCGAGCAGGCGGCGGAGGTCGCGGGCTTCGCGGACGGCGTCATCGTCGGCTCCGCCTTCGTCAAGCGCATGCTGGACGCGCCGGACGAGGCGGCCGGGCTGGCGGGCGTGCGCGAGCTGGCGGCGGATCTGGCGAAGGGCGTACGGAGCCGTGGGTAGCCCCGCGTAGTTCCGCGTAGCTCGTAAGAGCGAATTCGGGCCGGGGGTGCGCGTATGCGTGCCCCCGGTTCGTTGTGCAGGGGTGTGAGCGAGAAGAACCGTGAAGGCAAGCGCACCGCCCGCGAGCGGCTGCAGGAACAGCGTGAGAAGGAAAAGGCGCGTGAGAAGCGCAAGCGGGCCCTGATCGTCGGCGGCAGCATCGTCGCCGTACTGGCGATCGCCGCCGTGATCGGCGTCGTGGCCGCCAACAGCGGGGGCTCGGGGGGCACCAGCGCGGCCGCCTCCCCGGCGGGCGCGACCGGGACCGACAAGCTCGTGATCCCCAGCGGCGCGACCGACGCGCCGTCCACCCTGACCGTCTACGAGGACTTCCGCTGCCCGGCGTGCGGCCAGTTCGAGAAGAACTACCGCGACACGATCCACAGCCTCCAGGACAGCGGCCAGCTCAAGGTCGAGTACCACCTCGTCCGGATCATCGACGGCAACCTCGGCGGCACCGGCTCGCTCAACGCGGGCAACGCGGCGGCATGCGCGCAGGACCAGAACAAGTTCCGGGAGTTCCATGACGTCCTCTACGAGAACCAGCCCTCCGAGACGGACGACAAGTTCGCCAAGAAGTCCTACCTCCTGGAGCTGGCCGGAAAGGTGCCCGGGCTGAAGACCGCCGCCTTCACCTCCTGCGTGAACGACGGGACGTACGACGCCTGGATCAAGGCCTCCAACACAGCCTTCGGCAAGTCCGGTTTCAACTCCACCCCGACCGTCCTGCTGAACGGCAAGAACATCTACGCCGACACCAACAACCCGCTGACCCCGGACAAGCTCAAGCAGCTGGTGGCGACGGCGAACAAGGGCAAGCCCGCGGGGACGGCGACGCCCAGCGTTTCCGCACCCTCGCCGAGCTCGTCGGCTTCCGCATCCGGCTGAGCGTTATCCGTCCGTTGCCGGGCGGGTGCCCGCTCGCCCGCCCGGCAAGGTAGCGTCGGACTTTGCCATGAACCTTGCATTCATCCCCAGTCCGTCGCACGGAGTCCTCTACCTGGGCCCGATTCCGTTGCGCGGCTACGCGTTCTGCATCATCATCGGCGTCTTCGTGGCCGTATGGCTCGGCGGCAAGCGCTGGGTCGCCCGCGGCGGCCAGAAGACCACGGTCGCCGACATCGCCGTCTGGGCGGTGCCGTTCGGCCTGGTCGGCGGACGCCTCTATCACGTCATCACCAGTTACGAGCTCTACTTCGGCGACGGCAAGGACTGGGTCAACGCCTTCAAGATCTGGGAAGGCGGCCTCGGCATCTGGGGCGCGATCGCCCTCGGCGCCGTCGGCGCCTGGATCGGCTGCCGCCGCCGCGGCATCCCCCTCCCCGCCTGGGCCGACGCCCTCGCCCCCGGCATCGCCCTCGCCCAGGCCATCGGCCGCTGGGGCAACTGGTTCAACCAGGAGCTCTACGGCCGCCCGACGGACCTTCCGTGGGCCCTCAAGATCGACCCGGCCCACCGGCCGGTCGACTCGCCGGACCTCGCCACCTACCACCCGACCTTCCTGTACGAGTCCCTGTGGTGCGTCGGTGTCGCCCTGCTCGTCATCTGGGTCGACCGGCGCTTCAAGCTCGGGCACGGGCGCGCTTTCGCGGTCTACGTGGCCGCGTACACGGTCGGCCGGTTCTGGATCGAGTCGATGCGGGTCGACGACGCGCATCACATCCTGGGCATGCGGCTGAACGACTGGACGTCGATCATCGTCTTCGTCGGGGCCGTGGTCTACTTCGTGATCTCCGCGAAGCGGCGGCCCGGGCGGGAAGAGGTCGTCGAACCGCTCGCGGCTGCGGCCGGGCCCGACGCCGAGTCCGATGAGCCGGAGAAGGCCGAGCCCGCGGTTGAGGCCGACGCCGAGCCTGAGGCTGAGCCTGAAGCCGAGGTCGAGGTCGAGGTCGAGGAAGCCTCTGAGGAAGCGCCTGCCAAGAAGTCCTGACGCGCCGAGCAGCTCTTCACGGCCGCCGCACCCCACCGGGTGCGGCGGCCGATGTCTTTCCCCCACCCCGCCCCTTCCCGAAACCATGGGGCTTCGCCCCCTGGACCCCCGAACGCCCTCCGGGCGTGTCCTCAAACGCCGGACGGGCTGAAAAGTCCCGCGTACCCGCGAAGCGGTTTTCGCAGGTAAGGCAGGCTTTCCTTGCTGGAAACGAAGGGAATCGCGGCGTACGGTCAAGGTGTTCTTCGGGTGGGAACCAGGGCGGAGCCCTGGGCGAGAGGGGAGAGGTGCGTCATGTCGTCAATGGCGATCGAGACAGCCGGGGCCGACGGCGCCACCGGGACCGCCGAGCGCAGCGTGACGCATGTGAGCCATCACGAGCACCGGGATGTGAGCGGGGGCTGGCTGCGACCGGCGGTGTTCGGGGCGATGGACGGGCTGGTTTCCAACCTCGCGCTGATCACGGGGGTGGCCGGAGGGGCCGTCTCGCCGCGCATGATCGTGATCACCGGCTTCGCCGGTCTCGCCGCGGGGGCGTTCTCGATGGCGGCGGGGGAGTACACCTCGGTCGCGTCGCAGCGGGAGCTTGTGGAGGCGGAGCTGGCGCTGGAGCGGCTGGAACTGAGCCGTAATCCGGAGGACGAGCTGCGGGAGCTCGCGTCGCTGTATGTGTCGCGCGGGGTGGAGCCGGAGCTGGCGCGGGAGGTGGCGCGGCAGATGTCGGTGGATCCGGAGCAGGCACTGGAGATACACGCCCGCGAGGAGCTGGGAGTGGATCCGACGGATCTGCCGTCGCCGCTGGTGGCGGCGGTGAGCTCGTTCGTGTCGTTCGGGTTCGGGGCGGTGCTGCCGGTGCTGCCGTATCTGCTGGGGTCGACGGTGCTGTGGCCCGCGCTGATCGTGGCGTTCGTCGGGCTCTTCGCGTGCGGGGCGGCGGTGTCGAAGGTCACGGCGCGCAGCTGGTGGTTCAGCGGACTGCGGCAGCTCCTCTTGGGCGGAGCGGCCGCGGGGGTTACCTTCGTTCTGGGCGCTTTGTTCGGCACTGCCCTCGGGTGACGCCCTGACCGGCCACAAGCCTCTTGTTACCCGCGCGTTTCAGCTCGGCCAACGCAGGGCATCTCCCTGTGGCGCCGTGGGCAGAGCCGCCCGCGTCTCACGGGAGCGACGGCGGTCACATCCTGCCTGCTCGTAGCGCCTTTCTGTCCACATGATGGAAGCGGTCTATCCACTTTTCGGCCATCCGGCCATCATGTAACCTGCACGAAATCGCAGAGGGCCAACGTCGTCCCAGATGCGCATGACATATGCCGATTGACGACGACGGGAGAGCCGATGCGTTCCGCGTCCACGCAGCCCGAGCCCACCGGCTCGCGCTGGGCCCACATGGATGGGCGCCCCGCCCCGCAGGGTATGTACGACCCGCGTAACGAGCACGACGCATGCGGCGTCGGCTTTGTGGCCACCCTCACCGGCGAGGCTGATCACGCGCTGGTCGAGCAGGCGCTCACTGTACTGCGCAACCTGGAGCACCGAGGCGCCACCGGCGCCGAGCCCGATTCCGGCGACGGCGCCGGCATCCTGCTCCAGGTTCCGGACGCGTTTCTCCGCGAGGCCGTGGCCGAGGCGGGCTTCGCCCTGCCCGCGGCCGGCCACTACGCGGTAGGCATCGCCTTCCTTCCCGTCGACGACGAGGACCGCGCCAAGGCGGTCGAGTCGATCGAGCGGATCGCCGCCGAGGAGGACCTGAAGGTCCTCGGGTGGCGTGAGGTGCCGATCGCTCCGGGGCTGCTGGGCGCCACGGCGCGCAGCACCATGCCGTACTTCTCGCAGCTCTTCGTCGAGGACGCGAACGGCGCCACGAAGGCCGGAATCGATCTTGACCGGCCCGCCTTCGTGCTGCGCAAGCGCGCCGAGCGCGAGGCCGACGTGTACTTCCCGTCGCTCTCGGCTCGTACGATCGTCTACAAGGGCATGCTGACCACCGGCCAGCTGGAGCCCTTCTTCCCGGACCTGTCCGACCGCCGGATCGCGACCGCGATCGCGCTGGTGCACAGCCGCTTCTCGACGAACACCTTCCCGAGCTGGCCGCTGGCGCACCCGTACCGGTTCGTGGCGCACAACGGCGAGATCAACACCGTCAAGGGCAACCGCAACTGGATGCGGGCCCGCGAGTCGCAGCTCAAGAGCGACCTGTTCGGCGGGGACCTGGAGCGGATCTTCCCGGTCGCCACGCCCGAGGCCTCGGACACCGCGACCTTCGACGAGGTGCTGGAGCTGCTGCACCTGGGCGGCCGGTCGCTGCCGCACAGCGTGCTGATGATGATCCCGGAGGCGTGGGAGAACCACGACTCGATGGACCCGGCCCGCCGCGCGTTCTACCAGTACCACTCCACCCTGATGGAGCCCTGGGACGGCCCGGCCTGCGTCACCTTCACCGACGGTGTCCAGGTCGGCGCGGTGCTGGACCGCAACGGTCTGCGCCCCGGCCGCTACTGGGTCACCGACGACGGCCTGGTGGTCCTGGCCTCGGAGTCCGGTGTGCTGGACATCGCCCCGGAGAAGGTGGTCAAGAAGGGCCGCCTGCAGCCCGGCCACATGTTCCTGGTGGACACCGCCGAGCACCGGATCATCGAGGACAGCGAGATCAAGGCCCAGCTCGCCGCGGAGAACCCGTACGCGGAGTGGCTGGAAGCCGGTCTGATCCACCTCAACGACCTGCCCGAGCGCGAGCACATCTCGTACACCCACGCCTCGGTCACCCGCCGCCAGCAGACCTTCGGCTACACCGAGGAGGAGCTGCGCGTCATCCTCGCGCCGATGGCCAAGACCGGTGGCGAGCCGCTGGGCTCGATGGGCACGGACTCGCCGATCGCGGCGCTGTCCGCCCGCCCCCGGCTGCTGTTCGACTACTTCACCCAGCTGTTCGCGCAGGTCACGAACCCGCCGCTGGACGCCATCCGCGAGGAGCTGGTCACCTCGCTGATCAGTGCGGTCGGCCCGTCCGGCAACCTGCTGGAGCCGTCCCCGGCGTCCTGTCGCAACATCACCCTGCCCTTCCCGGTGATCGACAACGACGAGCTGGCCAAGCTCATCCACATCAACGCCGACGGCGACCTGCCGGGCCTGAAGGCGGCGACGCTGTCCGGCCTGTACCGGGTCTCCGGCGGTGGCGAGGCGCTGGCCGCCCGCCTGGCGGAGATCTGCGCCGAGGCGGACGCGGCCATAGAGGACGGCGCGCGCTTCATCGTGCTGTCCGACCGGCACTCCGACGCCGAGCACGCGCCGATCCCGTCGCTGCTGCTCACCTCGGCGGTCCACCACCACCTGATCCGTACGAAGCAGCGCACGCAGGTCGGCCTGATGATCGAGGCCGGCGACGTGCGCGAGGTGCACCATGTCGCGCTGCTGATCGGTTTCGGCGCGGCTGCGGTGAACCCGTACCTGGCGATGGAGTCGGTCGAGGACCTGCTGCGGGCCGGAACCTTCCTCCAGGACATCGAGCCCGAGGCCGCGATCCGCAACCTGATCAAGGCGCTGGGCAAGGGCGTGCTGAAGGTGATGTCCAAGATGGGCATCTCCACCGTCGCCTCCTACCGTGGCGCGCAGGTCTTCGAGGCCATCGGCCTGGACTCCGAGTTCGTCGACACGTACTTCACCGGCACCGACAGCAAGATCGGCGGCGCGGGTCTCGACGTCATCGCCCAGGAGGTCGCCGCCCGGCACGCCAAGGCCTACCCGGCCTCCGGCATCGCCGCCGCGCACCGCCGCCTGGAGATCGGCGGCGAGTACCAGTGGCGCCGCGAGGGCGAGCCGCACCTGTTCGACCCGGACACGGTCTTCCGGCTGCAGCACTCCAC is part of the Streptomyces sp. NBC_01262 genome and harbors:
- a CDS encoding TIGR02234 family membrane protein — encoded protein: MAIGDSGGVTAVTQPRTDEAPVPPAARSGGGGARRSITAALLLGLAGATIVLLAKGRIWMNGTVDIGAGGIRSVSATGQQVGGLPGSLALVAMAAFIAVFAVRGASRVALAGLLVLCGAGTVVAALSSLDDPSAMNAAAATATALVHATVSEHTTTAWPLLSAGGGALVLAAGIIALVRGRAWPAMSSRYDREGAEPAMRRQRKPVVDPDRPEDLWKALDRGEDPTEAG
- a CDS encoding HGxxPAAW family protein — protein: MAGNSHGHTPAAWTGVTIAFIGFCIAGAFVVLAEPMGMFAGLIVAGLGGIVGMAMRAAGLGKDTKASVQSS
- a CDS encoding DUF2752 domain-containing protein: MTAAATRAAPLAAPLAVLGGVAAAFAYVATVDPNAPGHYPVCPLLHYTGIYCPGCGGLRSAYAVAHGDLGAALGSNALAVAGYAAFAFLWVVWFSRTVRGRPFTVGLKPAYVWGVAAVVIAFTIVRNLPFGAALAP
- the trpC gene encoding indole-3-glycerol phosphate synthase TrpC, whose product is MSVLDEIIDGVREDLAERQARVSLDELKEAAAKAPEAKDGVAALRGDSVKVICEVKRSSPSKGALAAIADPAGLAADYEAGGAAVISVLTEQRRFGGSLADLDAVRAKVDIPVLRKDFIVTAYQLWEARAHGADLALLIVSALEQDALVSLIERAQSIGLTPLVEVHDEEEVVRAVDAGARIIGVNARNLKTLEVDRGTFARVAPEIPDHIVKIAESGVRGPHDLIAYANDGADAVLVGESLVTGRDPKASVADLVAAGAHPALRHGRG
- the trpM gene encoding tryptophan biosynthesis modulator TrpM, whose protein sequence is MPLSTALGSPDAYARLRRGCRPRGCRAPARRVLGRRVRYVIGCEPGQVNGRRWRVGPATAVTAR
- the trpB gene encoding tryptophan synthase subunit beta, producing the protein MSSDDFFIPDPEGRIPSAEGYFGAFGGKFIPEALVAAVDEVAAEYDKAKTDPAFAAELNDLLVNYTGRPSALTEVPRFAEHAGGARVFLKREDLNHTGSHKINNVLGQALLTKRMGKTRVIAETGAGQHGVATATACALFGLDCTIYMGEIDTERQALNVARMRILGAEVIAVKSGSRTLKDAINEAFRDWVANVDETHYLFGTVAGPHPFPAMVRDFHRVIGVEARRQILERAGRLPDAAVACVGGGSNAIGLFHAFIPDAGVRLIGLEAAGHGVESGEHAATLTAGEPGILHGSRSYVLQDDEGQITEPYSISAGLDYPGIGPEHAYLKDSGRAEYRPVTDDEAMQALRLLSRTEGIIPAIESAHALAGALAVGRELGPEGLLLVNLSGRGDKDMDTAARYFGLYDDAGKGAGK
- the trpA gene encoding tryptophan synthase subunit alpha — encoded protein: MSGNVEKLDKALADAKAENRAALIAYLPAGFPTVDGGIAAVKAALEGGADIIEVGLPHSDPVLDGPVIQTADDIALRGGVRIADVLRTVREAHDATGAPILVMTYWNPVDRYGTERFAAELAEAGGAGCILPDLPVEESEVWRKAAEQHGLATVFVVAPSSKDERLGKITAAGSGFVYAASLMGVTGTRVSVGNQASDLVRRTRATTDLPVCVGLGVSNAEQAAEVAGFADGVIVGSAFVKRMLDAPDEAAGLAGVRELAADLAKGVRSRG
- a CDS encoding DsbA family protein; the protein is MSEKNREGKRTARERLQEQREKEKAREKRKRALIVGGSIVAVLAIAAVIGVVAANSGGSGGTSAAASPAGATGTDKLVIPSGATDAPSTLTVYEDFRCPACGQFEKNYRDTIHSLQDSGQLKVEYHLVRIIDGNLGGTGSLNAGNAAACAQDQNKFREFHDVLYENQPSETDDKFAKKSYLLELAGKVPGLKTAAFTSCVNDGTYDAWIKASNTAFGKSGFNSTPTVLLNGKNIYADTNNPLTPDKLKQLVATANKGKPAGTATPSVSAPSPSSSASASG
- the lgt gene encoding prolipoprotein diacylglyceryl transferase, which encodes MNLAFIPSPSHGVLYLGPIPLRGYAFCIIIGVFVAVWLGGKRWVARGGQKTTVADIAVWAVPFGLVGGRLYHVITSYELYFGDGKDWVNAFKIWEGGLGIWGAIALGAVGAWIGCRRRGIPLPAWADALAPGIALAQAIGRWGNWFNQELYGRPTDLPWALKIDPAHRPVDSPDLATYHPTFLYESLWCVGVALLVIWVDRRFKLGHGRAFAVYVAAYTVGRFWIESMRVDDAHHILGMRLNDWTSIIVFVGAVVYFVISAKRRPGREEVVEPLAAAAGPDAESDEPEKAEPAVEADAEPEAEPEAEVEVEVEEASEEAPAKKS
- a CDS encoding VIT1/CCC1 transporter family protein → MAIETAGADGATGTAERSVTHVSHHEHRDVSGGWLRPAVFGAMDGLVSNLALITGVAGGAVSPRMIVITGFAGLAAGAFSMAAGEYTSVASQRELVEAELALERLELSRNPEDELRELASLYVSRGVEPELAREVARQMSVDPEQALEIHAREELGVDPTDLPSPLVAAVSSFVSFGFGAVLPVLPYLLGSTVLWPALIVAFVGLFACGAAVSKVTARSWWFSGLRQLLLGGAAAGVTFVLGALFGTALG
- the gltB gene encoding glutamate synthase large subunit, whose protein sequence is MRSASTQPEPTGSRWAHMDGRPAPQGMYDPRNEHDACGVGFVATLTGEADHALVEQALTVLRNLEHRGATGAEPDSGDGAGILLQVPDAFLREAVAEAGFALPAAGHYAVGIAFLPVDDEDRAKAVESIERIAAEEDLKVLGWREVPIAPGLLGATARSTMPYFSQLFVEDANGATKAGIDLDRPAFVLRKRAEREADVYFPSLSARTIVYKGMLTTGQLEPFFPDLSDRRIATAIALVHSRFSTNTFPSWPLAHPYRFVAHNGEINTVKGNRNWMRARESQLKSDLFGGDLERIFPVATPEASDTATFDEVLELLHLGGRSLPHSVLMMIPEAWENHDSMDPARRAFYQYHSTLMEPWDGPACVTFTDGVQVGAVLDRNGLRPGRYWVTDDGLVVLASESGVLDIAPEKVVKKGRLQPGHMFLVDTAEHRIIEDSEIKAQLAAENPYAEWLEAGLIHLNDLPEREHISYTHASVTRRQQTFGYTEEELRVILAPMAKTGGEPLGSMGTDSPIAALSARPRLLFDYFTQLFAQVTNPPLDAIREELVTSLISAVGPSGNLLEPSPASCRNITLPFPVIDNDELAKLIHINADGDLPGLKAATLSGLYRVSGGGEALAARLAEICAEADAAIEDGARFIVLSDRHSDAEHAPIPSLLLTSAVHHHLIRTKQRTQVGLMIEAGDVREVHHVALLIGFGAAAVNPYLAMESVEDLLRAGTFLQDIEPEAAIRNLIKALGKGVLKVMSKMGISTVASYRGAQVFEAIGLDSEFVDTYFTGTDSKIGGAGLDVIAQEVAARHAKAYPASGIAAAHRRLEIGGEYQWRREGEPHLFDPDTVFRLQHSTRSRRYDIFKQYTSRVDEQAERLMTLRGLFKFKNSEEAARTPISIDEVEPVSEIVKRFSTGAMSYGSISMEAHETLAIAMNQLGGKSNTGEGGEDPDRLYDPARRSAIKQVASGRFGVTSEYLVNADDIQIKMAQGAKPGEGGQLPGHKVYPWIGRTRHSTPGVGLISPPPHHDIYSIEDLAQLIHDLKNANPDARIHVKLVSEVGVGTVAAGVSKAHADVVLISGHDGGTGASPLTSLKHAGGPWELGLAETQQTLLLNGLRDRIVVQTDGQLKTGRDVVIAALLGAEEFGFATAPLVVSGCVMMRVCHLDTCPVGIATQNPELRERFSGKAEYVVNFFEFIAQEVRELLAELGFRTIEEAVGHAELIDTTQAVDHWKAQGLDLSSLFYVPELPEGAVLHRTVEQDHGLAKALDNELIKLAADALENGEPVRAQVKVRNVNRTVGTMLGHEVTKKYGGAGLPDDTIDITLVGSAGQSFGAFLPKGITLRLEGDANDYVGKGLSGGRVIVRPDRGADHLAEYSTIAGNTIGYGATGGELFLRGRTGERFCVRNSGATVVSEGVGDHGCEYMTGGRAVVLGETGRNFAAGMSGGIAYVLDLNPDNVNTGMVNVEALDADDIKWLHDVVRRHEEETGSTVATRLLADWGNTLTRFGKVMPRDYKAVLAAKNAAEQAGLSESETTAKMMEAANG